In the Theobroma cacao cultivar B97-61/B2 chromosome 1, Criollo_cocoa_genome_V2, whole genome shotgun sequence genome, one interval contains:
- the LOC18612608 gene encoding ATP synthase subunit O, mitochondrial: protein MDSSYELLGMDHHSQGKPITSSLLRCEKSSCFDPLQMWKVVLAENGRLRYIESIAKRFAELTIAGKGELKAIITTVIVSLLCNCKVFCKLLLSPFEKFMFL, encoded by the exons ATGGATAGCTCATACGAGTTATTGGGAATGGATCATCACAGTCAAGGGAAGCCGATTACTTCAAGCCTACTAAG ATGTGAGAAATCATCCTGTTTTGATCCATTGCAAATGTGGAAAG TTGTATTGGCTGAGAATGGAAGGCTAAGGTATATAGAGAGCATTGCAAAGAGATTTGCGGAGTTGACCATAGCTGGTAAGGGGGAGCTGAAAGCCATTATAACAACTGTTATTGTAAGTTTACTCTGTAATTGTAAAGTTTTTTGTAAGTTACTTTTATCTCCCtttgaaaaatttatgttCTTATAA